One genomic segment of Clostridium saccharoperbutylacetonicum N1-4(HMT) includes these proteins:
- the def gene encoding peptide deformylase, whose product MALRNIRKYGDDVLRKKCREIDKIDDRLLTLIEDMKETMYEADGVGLAAPQVGILKRLFIVDIGEGPLVFINPEILETSGTQTDEEGCLSLPGKTEEVTRPNFVKARALNEKGEEFEIEAEELLARAILHEYDHLNGTLFIDRVNSPSQK is encoded by the coding sequence ATGGCATTAAGAAATATAAGAAAATATGGAGATGACGTTTTAAGAAAGAAATGTAGAGAAATAGATAAAATAGATGATAGATTATTGACATTAATTGAAGATATGAAAGAAACAATGTATGAAGCTGATGGAGTTGGCCTTGCAGCTCCACAAGTTGGCATATTGAAAAGATTATTTATTGTAGATATTGGAGAAGGTCCATTAGTATTCATTAATCCTGAAATACTTGAAACAAGTGGAACACAAACAGATGAAGAAGGATGTCTTAGTTTACCAGGTAAAACAGAAGAAGTAACTAGACCTAACTTTGTTAAAGCTAGAGCTTTAAATGAAAAAGGTGAAGAATTTGAGATAGAAGCAGAAGAGCTACTTGCAAGGGCTATTTTACATGAATATGATCATTTAAATGGAACGCTCTTCATTGATAGAGTGAACTCACCTTCTCAAAAATAA
- a CDS encoding zinc metallopeptidase, which translates to MPFYPFFDSTMLLLLPAIIISFWAQTKINSTYSKYNEVRTVNGYTGQQVARMMLDDAGLYDVRIEVINSKLGDHYDPSNKVLRLSPDVYFGETISSAGIAAHEVGHALQHKEKYAPLVIRNSIVPAVNIGSSLSWILFIAGLFLGFKGLTTLGIILFLGVVVFQIITLPVEFNASTRALDILKSRGILYAEENKNAQKVLDAAAMTYVAATLMAISQLVRLIALSNRDD; encoded by the coding sequence ATGCCTTTTTATCCATTTTTTGATTCAACAATGCTACTATTACTTCCAGCTATAATAATTTCATTTTGGGCACAAACAAAAATAAATAGCACGTATAGTAAATATAATGAAGTAAGAACAGTTAATGGCTATACTGGGCAGCAGGTTGCACGAATGATGTTAGATGACGCAGGATTATATGATGTAAGAATAGAAGTCATAAATTCAAAACTTGGAGATCATTATGATCCATCTAATAAGGTGTTAAGATTATCTCCAGATGTTTATTTTGGTGAAACAATTTCTTCAGCTGGAATAGCAGCACACGAAGTTGGGCATGCACTTCAACATAAGGAGAAATATGCACCACTTGTTATTAGAAATAGCATAGTCCCCGCTGTAAATATTGGTTCTAGTTTATCGTGGATATTATTTATAGCTGGTTTATTTCTGGGATTTAAGGGATTAACTACATTAGGGATAATTCTGTTTTTAGGTGTAGTAGTGTTTCAGATAATAACCTTGCCAGTTGAATTTAATGCTTCTACAAGAGCTTTAGATATATTAAAATCAAGAGGAATATTATATGCCGAAGAAAATAAAAATGCACAAAAAGTTTTAGATGCAGCAGCTATGACTTATGTAGCAGCTACATTGATGGCAATATCACAATTAGTAAGACTTATTGCATTAAGTAATAGAGATGATTAA
- the gmk gene encoding guanylate kinase, with protein sequence MDNKRRGLLIIISGPSGAGKGTICKSFMERNEDVVLSVSATTRSPRKGEVEGVNYYFMSKEEFKDKIKSNDFLEYAEVYDNYYGTPKSNVEEVLESGKDVILEIDIQGALKVKENTQEGVFVFILPPSMEELKQRIINRGSETQESLMKRFKSAYKEINFVSKYNYAVVNDEVELAVEKLEAIIAAEKCRVDRIKDNILDSKEGEIHEQLYD encoded by the coding sequence ATGGATAACAAGAGGAGAGGACTATTAATAATCATATCAGGACCATCAGGTGCAGGGAAAGGAACAATCTGTAAGAGTTTCATGGAAAGAAATGAAGATGTTGTATTATCTGTATCTGCAACGACACGTTCTCCTAGAAAAGGTGAAGTAGAAGGCGTTAATTACTATTTTATGTCTAAAGAAGAATTTAAAGATAAAATAAAAAGCAATGATTTTCTTGAATATGCAGAAGTTTATGATAACTACTATGGCACACCAAAATCTAATGTTGAAGAAGTTTTGGAAAGTGGAAAAGATGTAATTTTAGAAATAGATATTCAAGGGGCATTGAAAGTTAAAGAAAATACTCAAGAGGGAGTTTTCGTATTTATACTTCCACCATCTATGGAAGAATTAAAGCAAAGGATTATAAATAGAGGAAGCGAAACTCAAGAGTCACTAATGAAGAGATTTAAATCAGCATATAAAGAAATAAATTTTGTATCAAAGTATAATTATGCTGTAGTAAATGATGAAGTAGAACTAGCGGTTGAAAAGCTTGAAGCTATAATAGCTGCAGAAAAATGCAGAGTAGATAGAATAAAGGATAATATATTAGATTCAAAGGAGGGCGAAATTCATGAACAACTCTATGATTAA
- the rlmN gene encoding 23S rRNA (adenine(2503)-C(2))-methyltransferase RlmN produces the protein MNNLLNYTLEELKVWMKENGESAFRAQQVFSWIYKGVNEFEGMKNISKPLVSKLKENFNIDLPKVIEVYKSEIDGTEKFLLGFEDGNLIESVLMRYKHGNSICISTQVGCAMGCKFCASTIEGKVRNLTTSEILSQVLTVQNFIKDRISNIVLMGSGEPLDNYDNVIKFLEVVSAEYGLNIGQRHITLSTCGIVPKIYELADKDFSITLAISLHAFSDEKRKEIMPIANKYSIKEILEACKYYIDKTNRRITFEYALVKGVNDGKEDARALGNLLKGMLCHVNLIPVNEIKENDFRRSSKKCIDDFSEILKNYGIEVTTRREMGSDINAACGQLRRSYMETQELEGSKKW, from the coding sequence ATGAATAATTTATTGAATTATACTTTAGAAGAACTTAAAGTTTGGATGAAAGAAAATGGCGAAAGTGCATTTAGAGCCCAGCAAGTATTTTCTTGGATTTATAAAGGGGTTAATGAATTTGAGGGTATGAAAAATATATCAAAGCCATTAGTATCAAAGTTGAAAGAAAACTTCAATATTGATTTGCCGAAAGTAATAGAAGTATATAAATCCGAAATTGATGGGACTGAAAAGTTTTTATTAGGCTTTGAGGATGGAAACTTAATAGAGTCTGTGCTTATGAGGTATAAACATGGGAATTCTATATGCATATCAACGCAAGTTGGTTGTGCAATGGGGTGTAAATTTTGTGCATCTACAATCGAAGGAAAAGTTAGAAATTTGACAACAAGTGAAATTTTATCACAGGTTCTTACGGTTCAAAATTTTATTAAAGATAGAATATCGAATATAGTTTTGATGGGAAGTGGAGAACCTTTAGATAATTATGATAATGTAATAAAATTTTTGGAAGTTGTATCAGCAGAATATGGCTTGAATATCGGGCAAAGACATATAACGCTATCAACTTGTGGAATTGTTCCTAAAATATATGAGCTGGCAGATAAGGATTTTAGTATAACTTTAGCAATTTCATTACATGCATTTAGTGATGAAAAAAGAAAAGAAATTATGCCTATTGCTAATAAATATAGTATAAAAGAAATATTAGAAGCTTGTAAGTATTATATTGACAAGACTAATAGAAGAATTACTTTTGAATATGCTTTAGTAAAAGGCGTAAATGATGGAAAAGAAGATGCAAGAGCATTGGGTAATTTGTTAAAAGGAATGCTATGTCATGTGAATTTAATACCTGTAAATGAAATAAAAGAAAATGACTTTAGAAGATCTTCTAAAAAGTGTATTGATGATTTTTCAGAGATACTTAAAAATTATGGGATAGAAGTTACCACAAGGCGCGAGATGGGAAGCGACATAAATGCAGCATGTGGACAACTTAGAAGAAGTTACATGGAAACCCAAGAACTAGAGGGGAGTAAGAAATGGTAG
- the priA gene encoding primosomal protein N' has protein sequence MYAEIIINSDALDIDKLFTYKIPYEFQERIDIGFRVKLPFGPKNKPIEGFVFSILRDTSIKFDYKVKEILTLCDKEAMLTKNDIEIIKFMRKKYLCRYIDAIRLMIPVGIMKGSKEKTKKVIYINKEIDDQELNKENYINLYNFILDNDGIFSKAEITSNKQFSLYSLNKLIEKNIFRVEEQVVFRYNVRQYETDSSKKLTEEQSDCLNKILSGTNLKYLIKGVTGSGKTEVYMRLVEEMLNEGKSAVVLVPEISLTPQMIERFKGRFGENVALFHSRLSDGERFDEWYRIKEGKAKLAIGARSALFLPFQDLGLIIIDEEHENTYKSEHNPKYQAREVSEFICELKKCKLVLGSATPNIESYYRAINGEYELIHMNKRVNGKRMPFMKIVDMREELKNKNLSLFSKTLLNELDETLKNKKQAILFLNRRGYSTFISCRSCGYVFKCPECDVSMTYHKNGYLICHYCGRAEQVQKVCPKCNSKYVKFFGAGTERVELEVKKFFPKARILRMDVDTTRFKNAHESIYNSFKNGEADILIGTQMVSKGLDFKNVTLVGVLAADMSLNLPDYRAAERTYQIITQVAGRAGRGEDEGKVIVQSYTPNHYSLNYAMEEDYKSLFDEEIKLRRLMGNPPFGKILLINCNSKSEEKLKNFMYILADNLKKIVSEDLTMLGPVPCIITKIKENYRWQIIIKGIFNDEFGEKVKDMLYILNKSVYNEIRVSIDVNPNNMT, from the coding sequence ATGTATGCTGAAATAATTATTAATAGTGATGCATTAGATATAGATAAGTTATTTACATATAAAATACCTTATGAATTTCAAGAAAGAATTGATATAGGTTTTAGAGTTAAGCTTCCTTTTGGGCCTAAAAACAAACCTATAGAAGGATTTGTTTTTTCTATATTAAGAGATACTTCAATTAAATTTGATTACAAAGTGAAAGAAATTTTAACTTTATGTGATAAGGAAGCTATGTTAACTAAAAATGATATAGAAATAATTAAATTTATGAGAAAAAAATATCTTTGTAGATACATTGATGCAATTCGTCTTATGATTCCTGTTGGAATTATGAAGGGGTCAAAGGAAAAAACGAAAAAGGTTATATATATTAATAAAGAAATAGATGATCAAGAATTAAATAAAGAAAATTATATAAATTTATATAATTTTATACTTGATAACGATGGGATTTTTTCTAAAGCTGAAATTACAAGCAATAAACAATTTTCCTTATACTCTTTAAATAAACTCATAGAAAAGAATATTTTTAGAGTTGAAGAGCAAGTGGTCTTTAGATATAACGTTCGCCAATATGAAACTGATAGCAGTAAAAAATTAACTGAAGAGCAAAGTGACTGCCTAAATAAGATTTTAAGTGGAACAAATTTAAAATATCTTATTAAAGGTGTTACAGGATCAGGAAAGACAGAAGTATATATGAGATTGGTTGAGGAAATGTTAAATGAAGGTAAGAGTGCAGTAGTTTTAGTTCCAGAAATTTCATTAACGCCTCAAATGATTGAAAGATTTAAAGGACGTTTTGGAGAAAATGTAGCATTGTTTCATAGTAGATTAAGTGATGGTGAACGATTTGATGAGTGGTATAGAATTAAAGAAGGAAAAGCTAAATTAGCTATTGGTGCAAGAAGTGCTTTGTTTTTGCCATTTCAAGATCTTGGACTTATAATAATTGATGAAGAACATGAAAATACATATAAATCAGAACATAATCCCAAGTATCAGGCTAGAGAAGTAAGTGAATTCATATGTGAATTAAAAAAATGTAAGTTGGTATTAGGTTCAGCTACTCCGAATATTGAAAGCTATTACAGGGCTATTAATGGAGAATATGAATTAATTCATATGAATAAAAGAGTAAATGGGAAAAGAATGCCATTTATGAAAATAGTAGATATGAGAGAAGAACTTAAGAATAAAAATCTTTCTTTATTTAGTAAGACATTATTGAATGAACTTGATGAGACCTTAAAGAATAAAAAACAGGCTATTTTATTTTTAAATAGGAGAGGGTATTCGACTTTTATTTCATGTAGAAGCTGTGGGTATGTATTTAAGTGCCCAGAATGTGATGTTTCAATGACATATCATAAGAATGGTTATTTAATATGCCATTATTGTGGGAGGGCTGAACAAGTACAGAAGGTTTGTCCCAAATGCAATAGTAAATATGTGAAATTTTTTGGAGCAGGAACAGAAAGAGTTGAATTAGAAGTAAAGAAATTTTTTCCTAAAGCAAGAATTTTAAGAATGGATGTTGATACGACTAGGTTTAAGAATGCACATGAATCTATCTACAATTCATTTAAAAATGGTGAAGCAGACATTTTGATTGGTACTCAAATGGTATCAAAAGGACTAGACTTTAAAAATGTTACATTAGTAGGAGTTTTAGCTGCCGATATGTCTTTAAATTTACCTGATTATAGAGCTGCTGAAAGAACGTATCAAATAATAACTCAAGTAGCAGGTAGGGCAGGAAGAGGAGAAGACGAAGGAAAAGTAATTGTTCAAAGTTATACCCCAAACCATTATAGTTTGAATTATGCTATGGAAGAAGACTATAAATCGTTATTTGATGAAGAAATAAAACTTAGAAGGTTGATGGGTAATCCACCTTTTGGTAAAATATTATTAATTAATTGTAATTCGAAATCAGAAGAAAAATTAAAAAACTTTATGTATATTTTAGCTGATAACTTGAAAAAAATAGTATCAGAGGATTTAACAATGTTAGGTCCAGTTCCTTGTATTATTACGAAGATAAAAGAAAATTATAGATGGCAGATAATAATTAAAGGAATTTTTAATGATGAGTTTGGAGAAAAAGTAAAAGATATGCTTTATATATTAAATAAGAGTGTATATAATGAAATAAGGGTTAGTATAGATGTTAATCCTAATAATATGACATAG
- the fmt gene encoding methionyl-tRNA formyltransferase: MNIVFMGTPDFAVPSLSKLINTYEVSAVFTQPDKPKGRGKKMACSEVKEEALKHGIPVYQPLKLKNDAELIQKLKDLQPDFIIVVAFGQILTKEVLGIPKFGCVNLHGSLLPMYRGSAPIQWSVINGEKVSGNTTILMDAGIDTGDMILKDEVEITNNMTAGELYDILKVRGADLLVKSIEGIANGSVTLEKQGDETFYAKPLDKNIANINWCKQASEIHNLVRGLNPWPIAYTSYKEDRMKIYETEVSDEESSKEPGTIIDVSKKGLKVSCKEGVLIIKKVQFPNGKPLTIEQYINGHEIEKNIILK; this comes from the coding sequence ATGAATATAGTATTTATGGGTACTCCAGATTTTGCAGTTCCTTCATTAAGTAAATTAATTAATACATATGAAGTTTCAGCAGTTTTTACTCAACCTGATAAGCCTAAAGGAAGAGGAAAGAAAATGGCATGCTCAGAAGTTAAGGAAGAAGCATTAAAGCATGGGATACCAGTGTATCAACCTTTAAAATTAAAGAATGATGCAGAATTAATTCAGAAACTAAAGGACTTACAACCAGATTTTATTATAGTAGTAGCTTTTGGTCAAATTTTGACTAAAGAGGTACTGGGTATACCGAAATTTGGATGTGTTAATCTTCATGGATCACTATTACCAATGTATAGAGGATCTGCGCCAATACAGTGGTCAGTAATAAATGGTGAAAAAGTATCAGGTAATACTACTATACTTATGGATGCAGGGATAGATACAGGAGACATGATTCTTAAAGATGAAGTTGAAATTACTAATAATATGACTGCAGGAGAATTATATGATATATTAAAGGTAAGAGGTGCAGATCTTTTAGTTAAAAGTATAGAAGGAATTGCAAATGGAAGCGTGACTTTGGAAAAACAGGGTGATGAAACTTTTTATGCAAAGCCACTTGATAAAAATATTGCAAATATTAATTGGTGTAAGCAAGCAAGTGAGATACATAACTTGGTTAGAGGGTTAAATCCTTGGCCTATTGCGTATACTAGCTATAAAGAAGATAGAATGAAAATTTATGAAACAGAAGTAAGTGATGAAGAAAGTTCAAAGGAACCTGGAACTATAATTGATGTAAGTAAGAAGGGCTTAAAGGTTTCGTGTAAGGAAGGCGTTCTGATTATAAAAAAGGTACAATTTCCGAATGGAAAACCACTTACTATTGAACAATATATAAATGGGCATGAAATTGAAAAAAATATTATTTTAAAATAA
- the rpoZ gene encoding DNA-directed RNA polymerase subunit omega, which yields MNNSMINPSVVDLLEKVHDRYSLVILTSKRARQIIEGSDPQISTKSHKPLTIAINEVDQDAIEYEIVKEGNK from the coding sequence ATGAACAACTCTATGATTAATCCATCAGTGGTAGATTTATTAGAAAAGGTGCATGATAGATATTCTTTAGTAATTTTAACATCAAAAAGAGCAAGACAAATAATAGAGGGGTCTGATCCTCAGATTTCTACTAAATCACATAAGCCTTTAACAATTGCAATCAATGAAGTGGATCAAGATGCAATTGAATATGAAATAGTTAAAGAAGGTAATAAGTAA
- the remA gene encoding extracellular matrix/biofilm regulator RemA yields MGIKLINIGFGNIVSANRLVAIVSPESAPIKRIIQEARDRGMLIDATYGRRTRAVIITDSDHVILSAVQPETVAHRLSSKDDVAVEEDDD; encoded by the coding sequence ATGGGAATTAAATTAATAAACATAGGTTTTGGAAACATCGTTTCAGCTAATAGATTAGTTGCAATTGTGAGTCCGGAATCAGCACCTATTAAAAGAATTATTCAAGAAGCAAGAGATAGAGGTATGCTGATAGATGCTACATATGGAAGAAGAACTAGAGCAGTTATAATAACTGACAGTGACCATGTAATATTATCAGCAGTTCAACCTGAAACAGTTGCTCATAGATTATCATCAAAAGATGATGTGGCAGTTGAAGAGGATGATGATTAA
- the coaBC gene encoding bifunctional phosphopantothenoylcysteine decarboxylase/phosphopantothenate--cysteine ligase CoaBC — MKKNLVLGVSGGIAVYKALEIVSLLVKKNINVDVIMTESATEFVTPLSFQSLSQNMVTCDMFSEPKAWEIQHISLATKADVLLVAPATANIIGKVANGIADDMLSTTIMATKAKVIFAPAMNTNMYENPIVQGNIKKLKSFGYEFIDPIEGRMACGTTGAGKFEDPKVIVDRVLMELHEKKDLVGKNVLVTAGPTIAPIDPVRYITNRSTGKMGYAIAKEARDRGANVTLVTGPTSLEAPKNINVIKISTNEEMKNEVLKLFDSSDIIVKSAAVADFKPKAYSTQKIKKGDGGLSFDLIRDNDILMELGNRKEKQILVGFAAESENLKANAMTKLHKKKLDYIVANDITASDTGFASEDNRVIILSKEGNEIYLDKMSKEKIASNLFDIILEKR, encoded by the coding sequence ATGAAAAAGAATTTAGTGCTTGGTGTTAGTGGAGGAATTGCAGTATATAAAGCATTAGAAATTGTAAGTTTACTTGTGAAGAAAAATATAAATGTTGATGTAATTATGACTGAAAGTGCTACTGAATTTGTTACTCCACTTTCTTTTCAGTCATTGAGCCAAAATATGGTTACTTGTGATATGTTTTCAGAACCGAAAGCTTGGGAAATACAACATATAAGTTTAGCAACAAAGGCAGATGTGCTATTAGTAGCACCTGCTACTGCTAACATTATTGGAAAAGTGGCTAATGGGATAGCTGATGATATGTTGTCTACTACAATAATGGCGACAAAAGCAAAGGTTATTTTTGCACCAGCTATGAATACAAATATGTATGAAAATCCTATAGTTCAAGGTAACATTAAAAAGTTAAAATCCTTTGGATATGAATTTATTGATCCAATTGAAGGTAGAATGGCATGTGGAACAACTGGAGCAGGAAAATTTGAAGATCCTAAGGTTATAGTAGATAGAGTTTTAATGGAATTGCATGAGAAGAAGGACTTAGTAGGAAAGAATGTTTTAGTGACAGCAGGGCCAACTATAGCTCCAATAGATCCAGTTAGGTATATTACTAATAGATCTACAGGAAAAATGGGATATGCGATAGCTAAAGAAGCAAGGGACAGAGGTGCTAATGTTACATTGGTGACTGGACCTACTTCATTAGAAGCTCCTAAAAATATTAATGTAATAAAAATTTCTACCAATGAAGAGATGAAGAATGAGGTATTAAAATTATTTGATTCATCGGATATAATAGTAAAGTCAGCAGCAGTTGCTGATTTTAAGCCAAAAGCCTATAGTACACAAAAGATTAAAAAAGGTGACGGAGGTTTATCATTTGATTTAATAAGAGATAATGATATTCTAATGGAACTTGGAAATAGAAAAGAAAAGCAAATTTTAGTTGGATTCGCTGCTGAAAGTGAAAATTTAAAAGCTAATGCTATGACTAAACTTCATAAGAAGAAATTAGATTATATTGTAGCTAATGATATAACAGCAAGTGATACAGGATTCGCATCAGAAGATAATAGAGTAATAATTTTATCTAAAGAAGGTAATGAAATATATTTAGATAAGATGAGCAAAGAAAAGATTGCAAGTAATTTATTTGATATTATACTTGAGAAGCGCTAA
- the rsmB gene encoding 16S rRNA (cytosine(967)-C(5))-methyltransferase RsmB, whose protein sequence is MNCRKLAVKILDRVLNEGAYSNIVLSKELNEVELNDKDKALLTEIVYGVLRRKKTLDIIISNFVKDIKLMDRNILNILRVAIYQMNFLDKIPSYAACNEAVEEAKEISENDSKLVNGILRNFTKNPDDIEVPGNKIDEYAYKFSFEPWMIRLLIKQYGEALSKKIMSGLNTIPQVSVRVNELKADYDEVFEELEALEYDVEEGAVCPEAICIKGGKSIENNPLFNEGKITVQDESAMIIAPLLELEENMTVIDLCSAPGGKTTHIAEILQNTGKVLAFDIHESKLGLIKENCERLGITNVEVNVNDATKLNPELVSSSDRILIDVPCSGIGIIRKKPEIKWNKTRSDLRELIPIQRDIMENAWQYLKKGGIMIYSTCTLNKEENEENIEWFIDKHKDCNIKKIFIGNQNNLVYNRNGSLTIIPNENMDGFFMAKLEKI, encoded by the coding sequence ATGAATTGTAGAAAATTAGCAGTAAAAATATTAGATAGAGTCTTAAATGAAGGAGCATATTCTAATATTGTACTATCAAAAGAATTAAATGAAGTAGAATTAAATGATAAAGACAAAGCTCTATTGACTGAAATAGTATATGGAGTTTTAAGAAGAAAGAAAACACTAGATATAATAATATCTAATTTTGTAAAAGATATAAAGTTGATGGATAGAAATATCTTAAATATTTTAAGAGTAGCAATATATCAAATGAATTTTTTAGATAAGATACCAAGTTATGCAGCTTGTAATGAAGCTGTTGAAGAAGCAAAAGAAATATCAGAAAATGATTCAAAGTTAGTGAATGGAATACTAAGAAATTTTACAAAAAATCCAGATGATATTGAAGTGCCTGGAAATAAAATTGATGAGTATGCATATAAATTTTCTTTTGAGCCATGGATGATAAGACTTTTAATAAAGCAATATGGTGAAGCATTATCAAAGAAAATAATGTCAGGATTAAATACAATCCCACAAGTTAGTGTTAGGGTAAATGAATTAAAAGCAGATTATGATGAAGTTTTTGAAGAATTAGAAGCACTTGAATATGATGTTGAAGAAGGGGCAGTTTGTCCAGAAGCTATTTGCATAAAAGGTGGTAAGTCAATAGAAAATAATCCTTTATTCAACGAAGGGAAAATTACAGTTCAAGATGAAAGTGCAATGATTATAGCACCTTTATTAGAGCTTGAAGAAAATATGACAGTTATAGATTTATGTAGTGCACCTGGAGGAAAAACAACTCACATTGCTGAAATACTTCAAAACACTGGAAAAGTATTAGCTTTTGATATACATGAATCTAAACTTGGATTAATAAAAGAAAACTGTGAAAGATTAGGAATCACAAATGTTGAAGTTAATGTAAATGATGCTACTAAATTAAATCCAGAACTAGTATCATCTAGTGATAGAATATTAATTGATGTTCCATGTTCTGGAATTGGGATAATAAGAAAGAAACCTGAAATAAAATGGAATAAAACTAGATCTGATTTAAGAGAACTTATACCAATACAAAGGGATATAATGGAAAATGCTTGGCAATATTTGAAAAAGGGTGGAATAATGATATATTCTACTTGTACCTTAAATAAGGAAGAAAATGAAGAAAATATTGAGTGGTTTATTGATAAGCATAAGGATTGTAATATAAAGAAAATTTTTATAGGGAATCAAAATAATTTAGTTTATAATAGAAATGGTTCTTTAACAATTATACCTAATGAAAATATGGATGGATTTTTTATGGCTAAATTAGAAAAAATCTAA
- a CDS encoding YicC/YloC family endoribonuclease, translating to MIKSMTSFGRAQNEDELNSCFSIEMKSVNHRYLDINIRMPRNMLSLEEKIRNIISKRLNRGKVDVFINYKNYGNGTGKINLNMNLAKEYYECLRQIQSELNIIDDISVSKIAKFPEVITLEEPQEDLDIIFNKISPLIESALNLMEEMRIREGEKLKDDILLKVNTIEGLVEEIEKVADNVPKVYKKKLEERLDELLSGVDLDESRIALEVAVLADKAAIDEEITRLRSHLSQMKSTLDLNESVGRKLDFIIQEMNREANTIASKSTDISMTNKIIEVKNIIEKIREQVQNIE from the coding sequence TTGATAAAAAGTATGACTAGCTTTGGAAGAGCACAAAACGAGGACGAATTAAATTCATGTTTTTCAATAGAAATGAAAAGTGTTAATCATAGATATTTGGATATAAATATTAGAATGCCAAGAAATATGCTGTCATTAGAAGAAAAAATAAGAAATATAATTAGTAAAAGACTAAACAGAGGAAAAGTTGATGTTTTTATTAATTATAAAAATTATGGTAACGGGACTGGAAAAATAAATTTAAATATGAATTTGGCAAAAGAGTACTATGAGTGTTTGAGACAAATTCAAAGTGAACTGAATATTATAGATGATATATCAGTGTCTAAGATAGCTAAATTTCCAGAGGTTATTACTTTGGAAGAACCACAGGAAGATTTAGATATTATTTTCAATAAAATATCTCCATTAATTGAATCAGCTCTTAACTTGATGGAAGAAATGAGAATAAGAGAAGGTGAAAAATTAAAAGATGATATTTTATTAAAAGTAAATACAATAGAGGGTCTTGTTGAAGAAATTGAAAAAGTAGCAGATAATGTGCCTAAAGTTTATAAGAAAAAACTTGAAGAGAGACTAGACGAATTATTGTCTGGAGTAGATTTGGATGAAAGTAGAATAGCATTAGAAGTTGCAGTATTAGCTGATAAAGCAGCTATTGATGAAGAAATAACTAGACTTAGAAGTCATTTGAGTCAAATGAAAAGTACTTTAGATTTAAATGAATCTGTTGGACGGAAATTAGACTTTATAATTCAAGAAATGAATAGAGAGGCTAATACTATAGCATCTAAATCAACAGATATTAGTATGACTAATAAAATAATAGAAGTGAAAAATATAATAGAAAAAATAAGAGAACAAGTTCAAAATATTGAATAA